The following nucleotide sequence is from Psychroflexus torquis ATCC 700755.
TTGGGGGTACTCAGATACTTTAGACATCGGTACTAAAACAGAAGAAATGTATGATGTAAGAGTAGCTGAACACTATAATTTGCCTGTGATTTCGAGTTCAATGATTAGTGAAGGTGGAAATAGAGAAGTAAATGGAAAAGGGATATTGATGACCACAGAATCAGTTGAAATGGGTAGAAACCCAACCATGACCAAAAAGGAGATGGAAGCTGAATATAAGCGACTTTTAGGAATTAAAAAAACCATCTGGCTGAAACAAGGTTTAGTTGAAGACGACCACACTTTCCTTGGGCCTGTTGAAACTTTAGACGGAACAAAAGCCTACACAGTAGTTACTACAAATGGTCATATTGATGAATTCGCTCGTTTTGTAAATGAGTCTACAATCCTTTTGGCACAAATAGATAGCACAGAATTTAACGATCCAATTGCTTTTGAAAATCACAAACGGATTGAGGAAAATTACCAACTATTATCCGCAGCGACTGATCAAGATAATAACCCATTTACTATTATTCGTATGCCGCTTCCAGGCCCTATTTTTTCGACAATGAAACCCGGTGATTATGTTTATGATTACATCAAAACACTCGATTATAAAGAGGGGAGTACTTTTCCAAATGGCGATACAGTAAAGGTTATGGCTGCGTTTAGTTATCTCAATTTTATAATTACAGACAAGGTGGTGATTGGGCAAACTTGTTGGAGAGAAGGAATGCCAAATGAGTTGAAAGTGAAAGATGAAAAGGCTGCACAACTATTGCAATCTGTTTTTCCCAATCGAAAAATAGTAATGATTGATGCCCTTGCCGTCAATTTAGGCGGTGGTGGGATACATTGCATTAGTATGAACCAGCCCACATTCTCAAACAATTAGATTTTGAAAGTTAACAAAATAACGATGTTCAACATATTGTAAAAAGGCATCGAAACACATCTTAGACTGACTGTTATTTTAAATGCCGAGCAAGTCAATGAGTGATTTTGAGAGATTCGACAGAAATCTATTGAAATCGTATTGAGAACTTTGTATTACTTTCTATGTATAAGTTTAGGCTTGTAGTACTTATACCAAATTAAACCCATAATGTCCTAATAAATCGTTTTACCGAAACGAATTCGGCACAGGCTTTTTTCACCTGCTTTTTGTCAAAAATAATTACTGTGACTAAGGCTATGCTAATTTTTTTCCTCAACTATGTAAAAAACCTGTGCTGAGCTACGTCGTATTATAATTCAATTTATTTATAGGACATTATAAATTTAATTTGGTAATATAAAAAGAGATCTTAGCCATTTCGATTTTTTTTTAATGCAATAATAGCCTTAATGCAAAGCAACCAAATCCTCTTGGATAGTTTGCTTATTCTGACTCAGA
It contains:
- a CDS encoding agmatine deiminase family protein translates to MKSILTSFIIALSFISCSSPKTTDNLIVVNQPAEFEAQEAIWLIWPSTNHKEGESVEKVTLSIIEALIDDISIVVTCKDKELLKQAKQTVENHFGNQPRITFLEIPSLEIWTRDMGPTFVETNKNTLAVADFNFNSWGYSDTLDIGTKTEEMYDVRVAEHYNLPVISSSMISEGGNREVNGKGILMTTESVEMGRNPTMTKKEMEAEYKRLLGIKKTIWLKQGLVEDDHTFLGPVETLDGTKAYTVVTTNGHIDEFARFVNESTILLAQIDSTEFNDPIAFENHKRIEENYQLLSAATDQDNNPFTIIRMPLPGPIFSTMKPGDYVYDYIKTLDYKEGSTFPNGDTVKVMAAFSYLNFIITDKVVIGQTCWREGMPNELKVKDEKAAQLLQSVFPNRKIVMIDALAVNLGGGGIHCISMNQPTFSNN